TGTCAGGACCTAACGGCATTACCATCATAAAATCAGTAATATTTATAAACTGGATTAATGCAGCAATCCAGACAATTTTAGTTTCTTGTTTCATTCTTTTACCTTTTTTTTTATAGACGTATGGTGTCCATACATTATAGTTAAAAAAAATTACAAATGATCATCGATCATTTCGTAAGCCTTATTAAGAAATTGTTTTAGGGTGGTTAGGTGCTCATCATTTAGAGTGCTTAAGAAATGTTCCATCTCTTTGTGTTTGTAATTATGATAGTCTACATGGGCTTTGTAAGCCACTATCCCTTTTGAGGTTAAGCTAACCAATTGTTTTGTATTATTGTTCAAATCTATAGATTTTTTTACCAATTCTTTGGCTTCTAATCTTTTAACTATTTGCGAAATGGTT
This sequence is a window from Desulfovibrio sp. UCD-KL4C. Protein-coding genes within it:
- a CDS encoding MarR family winged helix-turn-helix transcriptional regulator, giving the protein MILVEKISSTSKRFKSFGTDVDIYRSEIHIIQLIGDRSELYISEIARLIGVTKGTISQIVKRLEAKELVKKSIDLNNNTKQLVSLTSKGIVAYKAHVDYHNYKHKEMEHFLSTLNDEHLTTLKQFLNKAYEMIDDHL